One window from the genome of Mumia sp. ZJ1417 encodes:
- a CDS encoding ABC transporter permease gives MDEIGNLFALGLDTIRATFRRPFAAREALEQFWFVVSVSWVPAMLVAIPFGAVIALQLGTLTIQVGAQSFTGAASVLAVVQQAAPIVTTLVIAGAGGAAICADLGARTIRDEIDAMKVTGVSPIQRLVVPRVLACMGAAVLLNGLVSVVGVLGGYFFNVVVQGGTPGAYLASFTALAQISDLWVGELKAVIFGFIAGVVAAYRGLNTRPGPKGVGDSVNQSVVITFLLLFFVNFVLTTLYLQLVPGKGA, from the coding sequence CTGGACGAGATCGGCAACCTCTTTGCCCTGGGCCTGGACACGATCCGCGCGACCTTCCGTCGCCCCTTCGCCGCCCGTGAAGCGCTCGAGCAGTTCTGGTTCGTGGTGTCGGTGTCCTGGGTCCCGGCGATGCTCGTCGCCATTCCGTTCGGCGCCGTCATCGCGCTCCAGCTCGGCACGCTGACCATCCAGGTCGGCGCGCAGTCGTTCACCGGCGCGGCGAGCGTCCTCGCGGTCGTTCAACAAGCGGCACCGATCGTCACGACTCTCGTGATCGCGGGTGCGGGCGGTGCGGCCATCTGTGCCGACCTTGGTGCACGGACGATCCGCGATGAGATCGACGCGATGAAGGTGACCGGGGTGTCACCGATCCAGCGACTCGTCGTGCCACGCGTGCTCGCCTGCATGGGGGCCGCGGTCCTGCTCAACGGTCTGGTCTCGGTCGTCGGTGTCCTCGGTGGCTACTTCTTCAACGTCGTCGTGCAAGGCGGCACCCCCGGGGCCTACCTCGCCAGCTTCACCGCCCTCGCGCAGATCTCCGACCTGTGGGTCGGCGAGCTGAAGGCCGTCATCTTCGGCTTCATCGCCGGCGTCGTCGCGGCGTACCGGGGCCTCAACACCCGCCCCGGACCCAAGGGTGTCGGCGACTCGGTGAACCAGTCGGTCGTCATCACCTTCCTCCTGCTCTTCTTCGTCAACTTCGTCCTCACCACGCTGTATCTCCAGCTGGTGCCCGGCAAGGGAGCCTGA